The Xanthomonas sp. DAR 34887 genome has a segment encoding these proteins:
- a CDS encoding GFA family protein produces the protein MDHDEYSGGCQCGAVRFRVRGRLDDASICHCRMCQKAFGAYYAPLVSTRGAELLWTRGALKHFQSSNLVRRGFCGDCGTPLTYEAPDGVAVAAGAFDDPAALPPRIQYGLEGKLPFVDGLHRLTAIRTDGDLDAAPFLAQVVSYQHPDHDTERWPG, from the coding sequence ATGGACCACGACGAGTACAGCGGCGGTTGCCAGTGCGGTGCGGTGCGCTTCCGGGTACGCGGCCGGCTGGACGATGCTTCTATCTGCCATTGCCGGATGTGCCAGAAGGCGTTCGGCGCCTATTACGCGCCGCTGGTGTCCACGCGCGGCGCCGAGTTGCTGTGGACGCGCGGGGCGCTGAAGCATTTCCAATCGTCCAATCTGGTGCGGCGCGGTTTTTGCGGCGACTGCGGCACGCCGCTGACCTACGAGGCGCCGGACGGCGTCGCCGTGGCCGCCGGCGCGTTCGACGATCCGGCGGCGCTGCCGCCGCGGATCCAGTACGGGCTGGAAGGCAAGCTGCCGTTCGTGGACGGCCTGCACCGGCTGACCGCGATCCGCACCGATGGCGATCTGGACGCGGCGCCGTTCCTGGCGCAGGTGGTGTCGTACCAGCATCCGGACCACGACACCGAACGCTGGCCGGGCTGA